The following DNA comes from Salegentibacter mishustinae.
AATGTGCTTTTGATCGCATTTTAATAGCCGGTGGCGATGGAACTATAAAACTGGTTGCCGAAGCATTAATGGATGATAAAACTCCAATTGCCATCATCCCGGCTGGTTCGGCAAACGGGCTTGCGCTTAATTTGGGAATCCCCAAAAACCTTAAAGACCAAATAAGCATTGCCCTTGGCAATTCCATTACCCAAATGGATATGCTGGAAATCAATGATGAACTTTGTTTACACATAGGAGACCTTGGACTAAATGCTGAATTGATTAAAAACTACGAACATTCCCGGATTAGAGGAAAAATGGGATACCTTCTTCAAACTATTCCAACCCTCTGGTATAGCAAATATCCTTTTGAATTTGAAGTGAAACTCGAAAATAGAAGTTTTACTAAACAGGGAATTCTTTTAGCATTTGCCAATGCTAAAAAATATGGAACCGGCGCCAACGTGAATCCTAAAGGAAAAATTGATGATGGGGTTTTTGAAATTCTTTTATTTAAAAATTTTGATACGTTGGAGATTCTAAAAACCCTTCGTAACGAAACAGACGTGAACTCTGAATTTGTTGAGATAATTCCTGCTAAAGAAGCCAGGGTTTTCTGTAAAAAACCGGTAGCATTCCAGATTGATGGTGAATATCTCGGAGAAAAAGAAGAGATTTCTGTCAAAATTTCTCCTAAAAAATTACCGATAATGACCTCCAGGTAGCCATAAATTAAATATTTATTAACAAATTCTAAAAAATACCTGGCTTATAAATTAAGAAAGATTTTTGATGCATTTATATTACTGAATTTCAGTATATTAAGCCTGAATTAGGATTTGACAACAGGAATTCTGGTATATCAAAAACCTGAATATTATTAGTTAATGTTAAGCTTTTTATAAACACGAAAACGTTTGCGTTTAAAAGGATTTCTATAATTAGCATAATTTTTTACTAAATTAGGACTTCAACTTAATGGTTTAATTAATCAACTGTAAAATTAAATTTATGAAACATGGATTACTCAAAATTGGTTTGTTTCTAAGTGCTATTTTCTGTTTTGGATTTACCCAGGCACAGGAAACAGTAACGGGAACGGTAACCGATGGGGAAATGCCTCTGCCAGGAGTGAACGTTGTTGTGAAGGGAACTTCTAATGGTACCGTTACAGATTTTGACGGGAACTATTCCTTAAACAATGTTCCAACAGATGGGGTATTGGTATTTAGCTTTGTAGGCTATGCCCAACAAGAAATTCCGGTAAACGGAAGAACAACAATTGATGCAACAATGGCAGAAGATGCCGCTGCATTAAGCGAGGTTGTAGTTATTGGTTATGGAAATGTTGAAAAGCGGGATGCTACCGGAGCAGTATCTACAGTTTCCTCTGAAGACTTTAATCAAGGTGTAATTTCTTCACCTGAAGAATTGATACA
Coding sequences within:
- a CDS encoding diacylglycerol/lipid kinase family protein, producing the protein MEEIQKVLLIVNPISGGINKENIIQNVEAEVKKINAELTTYKTTGENDRKKIQNRVDECAFDRILIAGGDGTIKLVAEALMDDKTPIAIIPAGSANGLALNLGIPKNLKDQISIALGNSITQMDMLEINDELCLHIGDLGLNAELIKNYEHSRIRGKMGYLLQTIPTLWYSKYPFEFEVKLENRSFTKQGILLAFANAKKYGTGANVNPKGKIDDGVFEILLFKNFDTLEILKTLRNETDVNSEFVEIIPAKEARVFCKKPVAFQIDGEYLGEKEEISVKISPKKLPIMTSR